The following coding sequences are from one Indioceanicola profundi window:
- a CDS encoding aromatic/alkene monooxygenase hydroxylase subunit beta — MTVQVQVVEEAQSAAAGAKTFPGSDSRKYNYFEPKGRKATHYEDVTVDVQPDPERYLLQNWIISFGDGTPTYSKDWTALKSSDWHLYRAPDQEWERTHYQRQSTIVGMIQNVVDNARRAGAPTRFDKAWVKVLQDQVGAFKHAEYGIGTALMRAQRYGYTQMVNNAILTNSSYKLRFAQDLTLYLSEIGLDISGFDADAGKKHWLEDPAWQPTRELVEHARGSDDFLKQYFITNVIYEPLIGELFRSGFVMQVAAAQNDFSTPAVVSAAEADYERNLANAVELFALLTGDAQHGAENKAILQAWFDQYGSMGVNAALNLQPIWSSPRVKTAQFTDALASARNRVEAICREIGIMAGLPEIEPAASLAVAE; from the coding sequence CCTTTCCCGGCTCGGACAGCCGCAAGTACAACTACTTCGAGCCGAAGGGCCGGAAAGCAACGCACTATGAGGACGTCACAGTTGACGTTCAGCCTGATCCGGAACGCTATCTTCTGCAGAACTGGATCATTTCCTTCGGCGACGGGACGCCAACCTATTCGAAAGACTGGACGGCGCTGAAGAGCAGCGACTGGCATCTTTACCGCGCCCCCGACCAGGAATGGGAGCGCACCCACTACCAGCGCCAATCCACCATCGTGGGCATGATCCAGAATGTGGTGGACAATGCCCGTCGTGCCGGAGCACCGACCCGCTTCGACAAGGCCTGGGTCAAGGTTCTGCAGGACCAGGTCGGTGCTTTCAAGCATGCCGAATACGGCATCGGCACCGCCCTGATGCGCGCGCAGCGCTATGGCTATACGCAGATGGTGAACAACGCCATTCTCACCAACTCCTCCTACAAGCTGCGCTTCGCTCAGGACCTTACGCTGTACCTGAGCGAGATCGGGCTCGACATTTCGGGCTTCGATGCCGATGCCGGAAAGAAGCACTGGCTGGAAGATCCGGCGTGGCAGCCGACCCGCGAGTTGGTCGAGCATGCACGCGGTTCGGATGACTTCCTGAAGCAGTACTTCATTACCAACGTCATCTATGAACCCCTCATTGGCGAGCTGTTCCGCAGCGGCTTTGTGATGCAAGTCGCAGCCGCCCAGAATGACTTCTCGACCCCTGCCGTGGTGTCCGCCGCCGAAGCGGATTACGAACGTAACCTTGCCAATGCGGTCGAGCTGTTCGCTCTGCTGACCGGCGATGCTCAGCATGGAGCGGAGAACAAAGCCATCCTCCAGGCTTGGTTTGACCAGTATGGCAGCATGGGGGTCAACGCGGCCCTCAATCTGCAACCGATCTGGTCCTCGCCGCGCGTCAAGACGGCCCAGTTCACCGACGCTCTGGCCAGCGCCCGCAATAGGGTCGAGGCGATCTGCCGCGAAATCGGAATCATGGCCGGCCTG